A genomic stretch from Fodinibius salinus includes:
- a CDS encoding sensor histidine kinase, with protein MSSITSFFDRLSISKKLAFWYGLSLFVMLSLFGYFLYETFHNSIHHNYDRHLRFEAEQLIPYIHTKDSLSINLTGYSRNAALESGVEYGTYVQLYNQHDSLIYKSPNFANVSQPLNTEIPDTPEEYSFSSQWQDLPARTLFYPINNSEGEFCGWLEVTGFEWTRHEEVNRFKRYIIILIVISVAFSILGGYWLSRRALTPVASISEAAKSITATDLDKRIPVNYQVRDELTDLAETFNMMLNRLQKGFEREKRFTSDAAHELMTPLSSMRSDAEIMLRKPRSKEEYQETIQRMLNEVRKMSEMVHLLLQLSRVESVHRSKPDIVNISHIAAAVADQHREDADRKEITIQTQIDPDLQVRAHGAYIEEVINNLLENAVKYTPEGEVKLELQRSSGKAVIHLSDTGVGFDEETQKHLFERFYRANESEVQEQPGSGLGLPLVKAIVELYSGKIRAYSKGKGKGSTFVVEFPLVNDTEG; from the coding sequence GTGAGTAGTATAACGAGCTTTTTTGATCGCCTGTCTATCTCCAAGAAACTGGCATTTTGGTACGGGCTTAGCCTTTTCGTGATGCTCAGTTTGTTTGGCTATTTCTTGTACGAGACGTTTCATAATTCCATTCATCACAATTACGACCGCCACCTTCGCTTTGAAGCTGAGCAGTTGATTCCCTACATCCATACCAAAGACTCACTCTCCATAAATCTTACAGGGTACAGCAGAAATGCTGCACTTGAAAGCGGGGTTGAATACGGCACGTATGTTCAACTCTATAACCAGCATGATAGCCTGATTTACAAAAGTCCCAACTTTGCAAACGTATCACAGCCCTTGAATACGGAGATTCCCGATACGCCCGAGGAGTATTCATTTAGCAGCCAGTGGCAGGATCTTCCCGCGCGAACGCTATTTTATCCTATTAACAATAGTGAGGGTGAGTTTTGCGGATGGCTGGAAGTCACCGGTTTCGAGTGGACGCGGCATGAGGAGGTGAATCGCTTCAAGCGGTATATAATCATATTGATAGTTATCAGTGTGGCGTTTTCAATCCTGGGGGGATACTGGCTGTCCCGAAGAGCACTTACACCGGTGGCGTCTATCAGTGAAGCAGCAAAATCTATTACAGCTACCGATTTGGATAAACGCATTCCGGTCAACTACCAGGTGCGGGATGAGCTGACCGACTTAGCCGAGACCTTCAATATGATGCTGAACCGTCTGCAAAAGGGTTTTGAGCGTGAAAAGCGATTTACCTCGGATGCGGCCCACGAGCTCATGACGCCGTTGTCATCGATGCGTAGTGATGCTGAGATCATGCTCCGTAAACCCCGTTCCAAAGAGGAGTACCAGGAAACGATCCAGCGCATGCTGAATGAAGTTCGCAAAATGAGCGAAATGGTGCATCTGTTGCTACAACTTTCGAGAGTGGAGTCGGTGCACCGATCCAAGCCGGATATTGTGAATATAAGCCACATTGCTGCAGCAGTAGCCGATCAGCACCGGGAAGATGCCGATCGCAAGGAGATTACGATTCAAACCCAGATTGACCCTGACCTGCAGGTACGGGCTCATGGAGCCTATATCGAAGAGGTTATCAATAACCTGTTGGAAAATGCAGTGAAATACACTCCTGAAGGCGAAGTGAAACTGGAATTACAACGAAGCAGCGGCAAAGCGGTTATCCACCTTAGTGATACCGGGGTCGGTTTTGATGAGGAAACGCAAAAGCACCTGTTTGAACGGTTCTATCGCGCGAATGAGTCGGAAGTGCAGGAGCAACCAGGGAGTGGGCTGGGGCTTCCCCTCGTAAAAGCCATTGTTGAATTATATAGTGGAAAAATTAGAGCCTACAGCAAAGGGAAGGGGAAAGGAAGTACGTTTGTGGTCGAATTTCCACTAGTAAATGATACTGAGGGCTAA
- a CDS encoding response regulator transcription factor, translated as MWILLVEDEKPLAGNLKRGLEEEGHVVEVIHDGEQAELQGMVSDYDVVILDWRLPNRDGKQILQHWRKEDRTFPVLMLTALGDLDHKVSGLDAGADDYMSKPFSFEELLARVRALGRRTSEINDTETVSAGPIELDSRKHKLKICGIERPLRPKEFTLLELLLKEPEAVFSKTQIAERVWGSAYYVSDNTIEATISTLRQKLGESLEECDELAWDDSNSIIETIRGAGYRLNSELINKK; from the coding sequence ATGTGGATATTATTAGTGGAAGATGAAAAGCCGCTTGCGGGTAACCTCAAGCGGGGATTGGAAGAGGAAGGGCACGTCGTTGAAGTCATTCACGATGGAGAACAGGCCGAGCTTCAGGGGATGGTCAGCGATTATGATGTTGTTATCCTTGACTGGCGGCTGCCTAACCGGGATGGCAAGCAAATTTTGCAGCATTGGCGCAAAGAGGACCGGACCTTCCCGGTTCTTATGCTGACGGCACTCGGCGACCTGGACCACAAGGTTTCCGGGCTGGATGCGGGCGCCGATGACTATATGAGCAAGCCGTTTTCCTTTGAGGAGCTGCTGGCTCGCGTGCGTGCTCTGGGCAGGCGAACGTCCGAAATTAATGATACCGAAACGGTCTCTGCCGGGCCTATTGAGCTGGACAGCCGAAAGCACAAGCTTAAAATTTGTGGCATCGAACGGCCGCTTCGCCCCAAGGAGTTTACCTTGCTGGAACTGCTGCTTAAAGAACCGGAAGCGGTATTTTCCAAGACGCAGATCGCCGAACGCGTATGGGGATCTGCCTATTACGTGAGCGATAATACGATTGAAGCTACGATTTCGACGCTTCGCCAAAAGCTGGGCGAATCACTTGAGGAATGTGATGAGCTGGCATGGGATGATTCCAATAGCATTATTGAAACCATTCGGGGCGCTGGATACCGACTAAATAGTGAGCTTATTAACAAAAAATGA
- a CDS encoding copper resistance system multicopper oxidase — translation MSEDNTMTRRKFLRCAGSLAAFAGASAVLPGYALAGFGSEKRDVLTPKGPDNVIDLTIGKMPHKIDGKRGEAIGINGMVPAPLIRLKEGQDVLLRVKNKLDEDTSIHWHGILLPFQMDGVPGVSFDGIKPGETFEYRYPVRQHGTYWYHSHSGLQEQLGHYGPLVIDPADEDPVEYDRDYPIVLSDWTFEDPHDVLANNIKMEGYYNYQKRDLGEFFSDVKKNGLGDTIKDYAMFGNMRMSATDLLDVTGATYTYLMNGRGPNSNWNALFKKGEKVRLRFINASAGTTAFDVRIPGLEMTVVAADGQNVEPVPIEEFRIGIAETYDVIVEPKEEKPYTIFAESLDRSGYARGTLAPREGMEASVPALRPRPKRDMKDMGMMMSMDGMDMEGDDMEEMDHGDMNHGNMDHGNMDMSKDSKFPVKHGPDKHGPGAAAIAQNQFDRLGDPGIGLGNDGRKVLVYNDLKSLRPNKDTRDAQRDVELHLTGNMERYMWSFDGEQFHEVDGPIEFKHNERLRLTLVNDTMMEHPIHLHGMWMELENGNGQYNPRQHTLLVQPAQRISALITPRDKGRWAFHCHILYHMERGMFRVVQVADEDGSIYGQDYS, via the coding sequence ATGAGTGAAGACAACACCATGACACGCCGAAAATTCCTGCGCTGTGCCGGTTCCCTGGCCGCTTTTGCCGGTGCAAGTGCCGTATTGCCGGGTTACGCATTAGCGGGCTTCGGCAGTGAAAAGCGAGATGTGTTAACCCCCAAAGGCCCCGATAATGTCATTGATCTGACTATCGGCAAAATGCCGCACAAGATTGATGGGAAGCGAGGAGAAGCCATTGGCATCAACGGTATGGTGCCGGCTCCCCTGATTCGCCTGAAAGAAGGTCAAGACGTGCTGCTTCGCGTAAAAAACAAACTGGATGAAGACACCTCTATCCACTGGCACGGCATTTTGCTGCCCTTCCAAATGGACGGCGTGCCGGGTGTCAGTTTTGATGGCATCAAACCAGGCGAAACCTTTGAGTACAGATATCCGGTTCGGCAGCACGGCACGTATTGGTATCATAGTCACTCGGGCCTACAGGAACAGCTCGGCCATTACGGGCCGCTGGTCATTGACCCCGCCGATGAGGATCCGGTCGAGTACGATCGGGACTACCCCATTGTGCTCTCCGACTGGACCTTCGAGGATCCCCACGACGTGTTGGCGAACAACATCAAAATGGAGGGGTATTACAATTACCAGAAGCGAGACCTTGGCGAATTTTTCAGTGATGTTAAAAAGAACGGTCTTGGCGACACCATTAAAGACTATGCCATGTTCGGGAATATGCGCATGAGTGCGACCGATCTGCTGGATGTCACCGGTGCAACTTATACCTACCTGATGAACGGCCGCGGTCCGAACTCCAACTGGAATGCCCTGTTTAAGAAAGGCGAAAAAGTGCGGCTGCGATTTATCAATGCCTCAGCCGGTACTACCGCCTTCGATGTCCGTATTCCCGGCCTGGAGATGACCGTGGTAGCAGCCGATGGACAAAATGTAGAACCGGTGCCTATTGAAGAGTTCCGCATCGGTATTGCCGAGACCTACGACGTTATTGTGGAACCCAAAGAAGAAAAACCCTACACCATTTTTGCCGAATCGCTTGATCGAAGCGGCTATGCCCGTGGGACACTTGCCCCCCGTGAAGGCATGGAAGCCTCGGTTCCCGCGCTTCGCCCACGCCCCAAGCGCGATATGAAAGATATGGGCATGATGATGTCGATGGACGGCATGGATATGGAAGGTGACGACATGGAAGAAATGGACCATGGGGATATGAATCACGGAAATATGGATCATGGCAACATGGATATGTCCAAAGACTCCAAATTCCCTGTCAAGCATGGCCCCGACAAGCACGGACCGGGCGCAGCCGCTATCGCCCAGAACCAGTTTGACCGGCTCGGCGATCCCGGTATCGGTCTCGGCAACGACGGACGAAAAGTGCTGGTTTATAACGATCTGAAAAGCCTGCGTCCCAATAAAGATACCCGCGATGCGCAGCGGGACGTAGAGCTCCACCTGACCGGCAACATGGAACGCTACATGTGGTCGTTTGACGGGGAACAGTTCCATGAAGTGGATGGCCCCATTGAATTCAAACATAACGAGCGCCTGCGGCTTACGCTGGTCAACGACACCATGATGGAGCACCCGATCCACCTGCATGGCATGTGGATGGAGCTGGAAAACGGCAACGGGCAGTATAATCCCCGGCAACACACCCTGCTCGTACAACCGGCTCAGCGCATTTCGGCCCTCATTACGCCGCGCGACAAAGGACGCTGGGCCTTTCACTGCCACATCCTGTATCACATGGAGCGCGGCATGTTCCGCGTCGTCCAGGTGGCCGATGAAGATGGCAGCATTTACGGACAGGATTATTCGTAA
- a CDS encoding copper resistance protein B → MIKRTSTFILSTLAIIVIASSSAVAQKAPEFSNDLMMDDKTYVYLIAEKLEYRSVSGINPLMWEVQGYVGGSLNKFWFKSHGEALTTEREAEMQFQGLYSRAIGPYFDIQGGIRYDLAYEGGGNKSRGFAVIGLQGMAPYFFHVDGGMFISENGNISASVEAEYDLLFTQRLIGQPVLETSVALQEVPEWGVGSGFNNIGLGFRLRYEFAREFAPYIGINWERKLGETADMARNGGGHVSNLSMVGGVRMWF, encoded by the coding sequence ATGATTAAACGCACGTCAACATTCATTCTCAGTACGTTAGCTATCATTGTAATCGCCAGCAGCTCAGCTGTTGCTCAAAAAGCCCCTGAGTTCAGCAACGACCTGATGATGGACGATAAAACCTACGTCTATCTGATTGCTGAAAAGCTGGAGTATCGCAGCGTAAGCGGCATCAACCCGTTAATGTGGGAAGTGCAGGGCTATGTGGGCGGTAGCTTAAATAAGTTCTGGTTCAAATCCCATGGCGAAGCGCTGACCACCGAACGTGAAGCTGAAATGCAGTTTCAGGGACTTTACAGTAGGGCTATTGGTCCGTACTTCGACATTCAGGGAGGAATTCGCTACGACTTAGCCTATGAAGGTGGGGGCAACAAGTCCAGAGGTTTTGCGGTGATCGGCCTCCAAGGTATGGCGCCCTATTTCTTCCACGTGGACGGGGGGATGTTTATCAGCGAAAACGGCAATATTTCTGCTTCTGTGGAAGCCGAATATGACCTATTGTTTACCCAGCGATTGATCGGTCAGCCCGTGCTTGAAACCAGTGTTGCCCTCCAGGAAGTACCTGAATGGGGTGTCGGCTCCGGCTTCAACAATATCGGACTTGGCTTCCGACTTCGCTATGAGTTTGCGCGGGAATTTGCTCCATATATCGGCATCAACTGGGAGCGTAAGCTGGGCGAAACCGCTGATATGGCACGCAATGGAGGCGGACACGTAAGCAACCTAAGCATGGTCGGCGGCGTTCGCATGTGGTTTTGA
- a CDS encoding SHOCT domain-containing protein, which translates to MHDFNLFGGGWMMFIWWFLLIALVVIVVRALMNSNQNNKNNDTPMDILKRRYASGEIDEEEFNKRKKELHK; encoded by the coding sequence ATGCACGATTTTAATTTATTTGGAGGCGGTTGGATGATGTTCATATGGTGGTTTTTATTAATAGCATTAGTCGTGATTGTCGTTCGAGCTCTTATGAACTCCAATCAAAATAATAAGAACAATGATACACCTATGGATATCCTTAAACGCCGATATGCCAGTGGCGAAATTGATGAAGAAGAATTTAACAAGCGTAAAAAAGAATTACACAAATGA
- a CDS encoding permease — translation MDFISLYGESAKTALGFFWKSGWAFVLGYFVSGMIQAFVPKTELTKYMGDADLKSISLSTFFGAASSSCSFAALAAARSLVKKGAHFIAAVAFMFASTNLVIELGILILIFLGWQFLAAEIIGGLVLIAISSLLIKWTYPESWLQAAREKVEQEDDGLTEDFDWKERITSKEGWQLVGHKFVNDWKMAWEDILIGFTIAGFVAVLVPESFWTSLFLVDAHHLPDWLVALENAAIAPFVAASTFIGSMGNIPLATVLNQNGVLFAGIMGFIYSDLMVPPLVHINAKYYGWRVALYIAGVMFVSIVLTALILNGLFTYLDIVPESRRVVSEITQFKIDYTFWMNLVFVWIAGGLVWLHKKYIQEHEMKMMDMEGGGKIKKFAVTLFIIINVLGISAFAYTQLL, via the coding sequence ATGGATTTTATAAGTCTTTACGGTGAATCAGCAAAAACGGCTTTGGGTTTTTTCTGGAAATCCGGATGGGCCTTTGTGCTCGGCTATTTTGTCAGTGGCATGATCCAGGCCTTTGTGCCCAAGACAGAGCTCACCAAATACATGGGCGACGCGGATCTCAAAAGTATTTCTTTGTCTACGTTCTTTGGCGCTGCTTCATCGTCCTGCTCCTTTGCTGCCCTGGCGGCCGCCCGGTCATTAGTCAAAAAAGGAGCTCATTTTATCGCCGCCGTAGCCTTTATGTTTGCCTCTACCAATCTGGTTATTGAGCTGGGGATATTGATTCTCATTTTTCTCGGATGGCAATTTTTAGCTGCGGAAATTATCGGCGGACTTGTCCTTATTGCGATAAGTAGCCTGCTCATTAAATGGACCTATCCCGAAAGCTGGCTACAGGCAGCACGAGAGAAAGTAGAACAAGAGGATGACGGGCTGACCGAAGATTTTGACTGGAAAGAGCGCATCACCAGCAAAGAAGGATGGCAGCTGGTCGGCCATAAGTTCGTCAACGACTGGAAGATGGCCTGGGAGGATATCCTGATCGGTTTTACCATTGCCGGCTTTGTAGCCGTGCTGGTGCCCGAATCATTCTGGACGAGCCTGTTCCTGGTTGATGCCCACCACCTCCCCGACTGGCTGGTAGCGCTGGAAAATGCCGCTATTGCGCCTTTTGTGGCTGCCTCTACCTTCATTGGCTCGATGGGGAATATTCCGCTGGCTACGGTCCTTAATCAAAACGGGGTGCTCTTTGCCGGTATCATGGGTTTCATCTATTCCGACCTGATGGTGCCACCCCTGGTCCACATCAACGCCAAATACTACGGCTGGCGCGTAGCACTGTATATTGCCGGAGTTATGTTTGTCAGCATTGTACTTACGGCTTTGATCTTGAACGGTTTGTTTACATACCTGGACATCGTGCCCGAAAGCAGACGAGTAGTCTCAGAAATCACCCAGTTTAAAATTGACTACACATTCTGGATGAACCTTGTATTTGTCTGGATCGCCGGTGGGTTGGTCTGGCTCCACAAAAAATATATTCAGGAACATGAAATGAAGATGATGGATATGGAAGGCGGCGGCAAGATTAAGAAATTTGCGGTTACCCTATTTATTATCATCAATGTGTTAGGAATATCAGCATTCGCTTACACCCAACTATTATAA
- a CDS encoding DUF2231 domain-containing protein: protein MELIPEWAPNIHPIIVHFPIAILLLAVLMDLLTFFLPDKWWDNLKTTLLYGIGAVSAIAAYYTGTLAADSVFLPSGAQSVLNEHADWALWTVWFFGIYALLRIALHWYQKMDQRMIKIGLFVIALPGVFFLYETGDHGAEMVFGYGAGTGQLVEQQSNASVSTDSLQQSNSTFTVSDNGNWTWEIGSNGVSTLLSQFRWLEGSASALQPTIVNSGNNHLLELSVDSTTNFFVGQSTSQNVQVDYYVDLSNFEGDVSLVNHVQDAQNYDFVMLSSDGTISQGRVSGGNREVFAEESYSASGMLFIRTVGNGTHFRGYINKEMVVHGHGEAPDAGSVGLRLNGSGTVLIDRVTLTQLNNH from the coding sequence ATGGAACTAATTCCCGAATGGGCCCCCAATATACATCCGATTATTGTTCACTTTCCTATTGCGATTCTGTTATTGGCAGTGCTGATGGATCTACTAACCTTCTTTCTGCCAGACAAATGGTGGGATAATCTAAAAACCACCCTGCTCTATGGCATTGGTGCTGTTTCTGCTATTGCCGCCTATTACACAGGTACCCTGGCGGCTGACAGTGTTTTTCTACCCTCGGGCGCTCAATCGGTTTTGAACGAACACGCCGACTGGGCGTTGTGGACCGTCTGGTTCTTTGGAATTTATGCCCTGCTACGAATTGCACTCCATTGGTATCAAAAGATGGACCAAAGAATGATCAAAATTGGACTGTTTGTAATCGCCCTGCCCGGAGTGTTCTTCCTGTATGAAACAGGCGACCACGGTGCCGAAATGGTCTTTGGGTACGGAGCAGGCACCGGACAGCTGGTAGAACAGCAAAGCAATGCCTCAGTTTCTACGGATAGTCTACAACAGTCAAATTCAACATTTACGGTCAGTGACAATGGCAACTGGACGTGGGAGATCGGTTCCAATGGAGTAAGCACGTTGCTTTCTCAATTCCGATGGCTGGAAGGATCTGCTTCAGCGCTACAGCCAACGATTGTAAACAGTGGCAATAATCACTTGCTTGAACTATCTGTTGATTCTACCACGAACTTTTTTGTAGGGCAAAGTACTTCCCAAAACGTGCAGGTCGATTATTACGTGGACCTGTCTAATTTTGAGGGAGATGTTTCACTGGTCAACCACGTGCAGGATGCCCAAAACTATGATTTTGTTATGCTCTCTTCCGATGGCACCATATCACAGGGACGAGTTAGCGGTGGTAATCGTGAAGTGTTTGCCGAAGAATCTTATTCGGCCTCAGGCATGCTGTTTATTCGCACCGTTGGCAACGGCACGCATTTCCGTGGCTACATCAACAAAGAGATGGTAGTGCATGGCCATGGGGAAGCCCCCGATGCCGGTAGCGTGGGGCTTCGGTTGAATGGAAGCGGAACGGTGCTTATCGATCGCGTGACCTTAACACAACTCAATAATCATTAA
- a CDS encoding nuclear transport factor 2 family protein, giving the protein MSTRISLIVILLFIVGTSLAVGQDSATEKKVIKTLDAFHQAIIENDSQTAKHLLSESARILEGGNIETKDEYLSHHFHSDGKFLSAMKRENESRDVTIEGNMAWVSTQTHTWGTYSNRTLDLNSLELAVLKKEEGNWKITALHWSSASRD; this is encoded by the coding sequence ATGTCTACTCGAATATCACTCATAGTAATTCTACTTTTTATAGTCGGAACATCCCTTGCCGTAGGGCAAGATTCTGCAACAGAGAAAAAGGTAATCAAGACGCTTGATGCATTCCATCAGGCTATTATTGAGAACGACAGTCAAACGGCCAAGCATCTGCTCTCAGAATCAGCCCGAATCCTGGAGGGAGGTAACATCGAAACTAAGGATGAATATTTGTCTCATCATTTCCACTCGGATGGCAAATTTCTAAGTGCCATGAAACGTGAAAATGAATCACGTGATGTTACCATTGAGGGAAATATGGCCTGGGTCTCAACGCAAACCCACACCTGGGGCACCTACAGCAATAGAACATTGGATCTGAACAGTCTCGAACTGGCAGTTCTCAAGAAAGAAGAAGGAAACTGGAAAATCACCGCACTTCATTGGTCCTCGGCCAGTCGAGACTAA
- a CDS encoding TolC family protein, translating into MNKIIFAPLLLLLPLLLLSPFEANGQTSDSTLVLDNLIQKVLTKNPELQSSYREWEASKTRISQQEALPDPTLSLNLMNLPVNSFALDQEPMTGKQISLMQPFPFPGKLHLKGDIARSTSEITLHQHQELKNQLIKKTKQAYYDLYYIDQALRTVVNNQELLKEFVEIVETRYSVGKGIQQDVLRAQVALSKMIDRELKLRQQREGIQAQINALINEPADAQLGKAVATEPEPREHELTTLVQRADSTSPILAAWKTAVNQSGQRVDLALKDRYPDFGIGVAYTQRDELKNGMPGYDFVSAMFNVKIPLFYNKKQQKKVQETRIKQSSMEYRYQNVANSVEQMLQQSLTNLEKNRRLIDLYQTGIIPQAEKSLESSMAGYQNNKVDFLSLLDSELTLFQFRLDYHRFVADYQKAVAEIEALTGTEF; encoded by the coding sequence ATGAACAAAATCATCTTTGCTCCCCTGTTATTACTCCTTCCTCTTTTGCTGTTATCCCCGTTTGAAGCAAATGGTCAGACAAGTGATTCAACGCTTGTCCTGGATAACCTGATCCAAAAAGTGTTAACCAAGAATCCTGAACTCCAGTCTTCTTACCGAGAATGGGAAGCAAGCAAAACCCGAATTTCTCAACAAGAGGCATTGCCCGATCCAACGCTCAGCTTAAACCTCATGAATCTGCCGGTTAACAGTTTTGCCCTTGATCAGGAACCGATGACCGGTAAACAGATCTCCCTGATGCAGCCTTTCCCTTTTCCGGGGAAACTGCACCTGAAGGGAGACATCGCCAGAAGCACCTCGGAGATCACCCTGCACCAGCACCAAGAGTTAAAAAATCAGCTTATCAAGAAAACCAAGCAGGCGTACTACGATCTTTACTATATAGATCAAGCCCTGAGGACCGTGGTCAATAACCAGGAACTACTCAAGGAATTTGTGGAAATAGTCGAAACCCGCTATAGCGTGGGAAAGGGTATCCAACAAGATGTACTTCGCGCCCAGGTAGCACTTTCCAAAATGATTGACCGGGAGCTTAAGCTTCGCCAGCAACGCGAAGGTATCCAAGCACAAATAAATGCTCTCATAAACGAACCGGCCGATGCCCAACTGGGAAAAGCCGTAGCTACAGAACCGGAACCAAGGGAACACGAATTAACCACCCTTGTTCAGCGAGCCGATAGCACCAGTCCCATACTCGCTGCATGGAAAACAGCCGTAAATCAAAGTGGTCAACGGGTAGATCTGGCCCTGAAAGACCGCTATCCCGATTTCGGAATTGGTGTGGCCTATACCCAAAGGGATGAGCTAAAAAATGGGATGCCGGGTTATGATTTTGTCTCGGCCATGTTCAATGTCAAAATTCCCCTCTTTTACAATAAGAAGCAGCAGAAAAAGGTACAAGAAACCCGCATCAAGCAGTCTTCCATGGAGTATCGCTACCAAAATGTAGCAAACTCCGTAGAACAGATGCTTCAGCAGTCATTGACCAATCTTGAAAAAAACCGGCGGCTGATCGACTTATATCAAACCGGCATCATCCCCCAGGCCGAAAAATCGCTGGAATCCTCGATGGCCGGATATCAGAATAACAAAGTCGACTTTCTGTCCCTTCTCGACAGCGAGCTGACCCTGTTTCAGTTTCGACTGGATTACCACCGATTTGTAGCCGATTACCAAAAAGCGGTGGCAGAAATAGAAGCACTAACCGGCACGGAGTTTTAA
- a CDS encoding efflux RND transporter periplasmic adaptor subunit, with product MNTKSILLSLGVIAIFTLGGYWLGTQTTNASASNTQPVEEMQHQEMQDTSKSDTKNQEDREILYWQAPMNPSEIYDEPGQSKMGMDLVPVYADEANSSEGMVKINPVVVQNMNVRTAKVQQKDLSTVVSAVGKVEYDEQKLFNVNPKISGWVEKLHVDYTGKMVERGQPLFNIYSPELVTTQREYLLALKTQDKVSTSSFESIRDGGNSLLNATRKRLDYWDIPASEIEQLEQTGEIKKAVTLKSPASGVVVHKNAVEGEFIKAGTPAYKIADLSTVWVQASVYDYEVPWIKEGQSAQMELSYQPGKTYRGSIAYVYPSLDQKTRTVQVRLEFPNPNLELKPGMFANVRIQTHPKSNVIVIPNEAIIRTGERNIVFVAKGEGAFEPREVMLGMEGGPRNNEIEILEGVKPGEEIVTSAQFLFDSESRLQEAIQKMLQQKTSSPDKEMQDMDMSGEEMNHEDMPVDTTDHSNMNM from the coding sequence ATGAATACCAAATCTATACTTCTTTCCCTCGGGGTAATTGCCATATTTACATTAGGCGGCTACTGGCTTGGGACCCAAACTACAAACGCTTCAGCATCAAATACTCAACCTGTCGAAGAGATGCAGCATCAGGAGATGCAGGATACATCGAAATCCGACACCAAAAATCAGGAAGATCGTGAAATCCTGTATTGGCAGGCTCCAATGAATCCCAGCGAGATCTATGACGAGCCCGGCCAATCCAAGATGGGAATGGACCTGGTACCGGTCTATGCCGACGAAGCGAACAGCTCGGAAGGAATGGTAAAAATTAATCCTGTCGTCGTTCAAAATATGAATGTCCGCACAGCAAAAGTTCAGCAAAAAGATCTTTCCACCGTCGTAAGTGCTGTCGGAAAGGTAGAATATGATGAGCAAAAGCTCTTCAACGTAAATCCCAAAATTTCCGGCTGGGTGGAGAAACTCCATGTAGATTATACGGGGAAAATGGTTGAGCGCGGACAACCACTGTTCAACATCTATTCTCCGGAGCTGGTTACTACGCAGCGTGAATACCTGCTGGCTCTTAAAACACAAGATAAAGTGAGCACCAGTAGTTTTGAATCCATTCGCGATGGAGGGAATAGCTTGCTCAATGCTACTCGAAAGCGACTGGATTACTGGGATATCCCTGCCTCGGAGATTGAACAACTAGAGCAAACTGGTGAAATTAAGAAAGCGGTAACACTGAAATCACCGGCAAGCGGCGTAGTAGTCCACAAAAATGCCGTCGAAGGTGAATTTATTAAAGCGGGTACCCCCGCCTATAAGATTGCTGATCTTTCCACCGTCTGGGTACAAGCCAGCGTGTATGACTACGAAGTCCCCTGGATTAAGGAAGGACAATCTGCCCAGATGGAACTTTCCTACCAGCCGGGCAAGACCTACCGAGGGTCCATTGCTTATGTATATCCCAGCCTGGACCAAAAGACCAGAACCGTTCAAGTACGCCTGGAGTTTCCCAACCCTAACCTTGAACTGAAGCCGGGAATGTTTGCCAATGTACGTATTCAAACGCATCCCAAAAGTAATGTCATTGTCATACCGAATGAAGCCATCATCCGAACCGGGGAACGCAATATTGTATTTGTTGCCAAGGGAGAGGGAGCCTTTGAGCCCCGCGAGGTAATGCTGGGCATGGAAGGCGGCCCGCGAAATAATGAAATCGAAATACTAGAAGGCGTAAAACCCGGTGAAGAGATCGTCACCTCGGCCCAGTTCCTCTTCGATAGTGAAAGCCGCTTGCAGGAAGCCATCCAAAAAATGCTACAGCAAAAGACGAGTTCGCCAGACAAAGAAATGCAGGATATGGATATGTCCGGCGAGGAAATGAACCATGAAGATATGCCAGTTGACACTACCGATCATTCAAACATGAATATGTGA